The DNA region TTGGCGCGCTCGCGGGCCCGGGCGAGGCGCTCGTCGAGCTTCTCCTTGCCGCCGAGCAGACAGTGGCCGGGGACCCGGACGTTCTCCAGGACGACCTCGGCGGTGTGCGAGGCGCGGATGCCGTGCTTCTGGAACTTCTGGCCCTGGGAGAGGCCGGGGGTGTTCGGCGGCACGATGAAGGAGGCATGGCCCTTGGAGCCGAGCTCGGGGTCGACGACGGCGACGACGACATGCACGTTGGCGATGCCGCCGTTGGTCGCCCAGGTCTTGGTGCCGTTGAGCACCCACTCGTCCTTGGCCTCGTCGTAGACGGCACGGGTGCGCATGGAGGCGACGTCCGAACCGGCGTCGGGCTCGGAGGAGCAGAAGGCGGCGACCTTGACGTCGTCGGCGTCGCCGTACATCTGCGGGACCCAGGTGCCGATCTGCTCCTCGGTGCCGTTGGCGAGGACGCCGACGGCGGCGAGGCCGGTGCCGACGATCGACAGCGCGATGCCGGCGTCGCCCCAGAAGAGCTCCTCCATGGCCATCGGGATGCCGAGACCGGTCGGGTCGAAGAACTGCTGCGCGTAGAAGTCGAGGGAGTAGATTCCGAGCTTGGCGGCCTCCTGGATGATCGGCCAGGGGGTCTCCTCACGCTCGTCCCACTCGGCCGCCGCGGGGCGCATCACGTCGGCGGCGAAGCCGTGGAGCCAGTCGCGCACCTGCTTCTGGTCGTCGTTGAGTTCGAGCGTGAACTCGGCCATGATCCCTCCCGGCGGTGTGTTACTTGCGGTAACAGCATTTTGTTACCGACGGGTACAGGCTGTCAACCAGCAACGGAGCAGTTCCTGACGGGCCCTCTCCGACACCGGCCGGACGGCACCGGGTGCCGCTCGGGTGTTACGTTGCGACAGCCTCAGGAATTTCGTACGGGCGGGGAGACACGCTGATGACCACCACACACCGGAGCACCACCGACCAGCAGAAGCCGGCCGACCAACGGCGACGGGAACTGCTGGAGGCGGCGGACCGCGTGGTGCTCCGCGACGGCCCGCAGGCCTCGATGAACGCGATCGCCGCCGAGGCGGGGATCACCAAGCCGATCCTCTACCGCCACTTCGGCGACAAGGGCGGCCTCTACCGCGCCCTCGCCACCCGCCACACCGACGCCCTGCTCTCGGCCCTGCGGGCCGCGCTCGACGCGCCGGCGGACCGGCGGCAGCGGGTCGAGTCGACCCTCGACACGTACCTCGCCTCCATCGAGGCGATGCCGCAGGTCTACCGCTTCCTCATGCACCCGGCCGAGGAGCCGCACCAGGCCGAGCAGGGCTTCGACGTCGGCCGGCACTCCGCGCCGCTGCTGCGCCGCATGGGCGAGGAGCTGGGCCAGGTCATCGCCGAGCGCATCGACCTCGGCCCCGGCGGCGAGGCCCAGGCCCGCATCTGGGGCCACGGCATCGTCGGCATGATGCACGCGGCCGGCGACTGGTGGCTCGGCGAACGCCCCTGCTCCCGCGCCGAACTCGTCCGCAGCCTCGCGGACATCCTCTGGGGCCGTCTGGCGATGGCGGACGACCGAGCGGACGGGCCCGGTTTCTAAGGGCTCGGTTCGCCCAGCGCCTCCACGCCCTTCGTGCCCCAGGGCTCCTTGCGGATCTTCCGCAGCAGCTTGCGCCGCGACCAGCCCGTCACCAGGTCCGCGTAGACCCCGCCCGCCAGGTGGTCGCACTCGTGCTGGAGGCAGCGGGCGAAGAAGCCGGTGCCCTCGACGCGGACCGGGGAGCCGTCCACCGTGACGCCCTCGACGACCGCGTGGTCGTAGCGCGGGGTCGGGGCCTCCAGGCCCGGGAGGGACAGACAGCCCTCGGGGCCGCGGAACACGTCGCCGTCGGCCTCGACCAGGCGCGGGTTCACCACATGGCCCAGATGCCGGACGTCCTCGTCGTCCGGGCAGTCGTAGACGAAGACCCGCAGCCCCTCGCCCACCTGGTTGGCGGCGAGGCCGACGCCGTTCGCCGCGTACATCGTCGCGAACATGTCCTCGACGAGCCGGGCGAGTTCCGGGCCGAAGTCGGTCACGGGCGCGCAGGGGGCGTGCAGCACGGGGGCGCCGAGCAGGGTCATCCCCCGGACGCGGCCGGAACTGCCGGGGATCGGGCGGTTTCGCATGGGCGCAAGGGTACGTTCAGGGGTCGACATGGCTGGTCGGCGGTGCCGCGGTTCGGGCTGCTGGCCGGATCTCGATAGGCTGAGCCCGGACCGACGCAAGGAGGAACAAGGACGATGTCAGGGAACGCCGCTAATCCAGAGCCGCTGTCGGCGCGCGCCAAGCTCGCCGTGACCGCGGGCAAGGCCGCCGCCGCGGTGTCGCGGGCGGCCGGCCGCGGCAGCGGATCGGTGATCGGCGGCCGGGTGGCGCTGAAGCTCGACCCCGATCTGCTGGGACAGCTCGCGCAGCACCTCGATGTCGTGCTCGTCTCGGCGACCAACGGCAAGACGACCACGACGCGCCTGATCGCCGAGGCCCTGCGGGCCGCGGGCCCGGTCGTGTCGAACGCGCTCGGCGCCAACATGCCCGCCGGCATCACCTCCGCCCTGGCCGGCGGCTCGGAGTCGAAGTACGCCGTGATCGAGGTCGACGAGAAGTACCTGGCCGGTGTGGCCCGGGACACCTCGCCCAAGGCGATCGCGCTGCTCAACCTCTCGCGCGACCAGCTCGACCGCGCCGCCGAGACCCGGATGCTCGCCGAGAAGTGGCGCGAGGGTCTCAACGGCAGCAAGGCCGTGATCATCGCCAACGCCGACGACCCGCTGATCGTCTGGGCCGCGTCCTCCTCCCCCAACGTGGTGTGGGTGGCCGTCGGGCAGGAGTGGAAGGACGACGCCTGGTCCTGCCCCGCCTGCGGCGGTGTGCTGCAGCGCCCCGGCGACGACTGGTTCTGCGGCGAGTGCGGCTTCCGCCGCCCCGCCCCCAGCTGGGCGCTCAACGGCGACCACGTCCTCGACCCGCACGGCTCCGCCTGGCCGATCCGGCTCCAGCTGCCCGGCCGCGCCAACAAGGCCAACGCCGCCACCTCCGCCGCGGTCGCCGCGGTCTTCGGGGTGCCGCCGCAGGTCGCCCTTGAGCGCATGTACCAGGTGCAGGCCGTCGCCGGCCGCTATGACGTGGTCACCTTCCAGGGCCGCGAGCTGCGGCTGCTCCTGGCCAAGAACCCGGCCGGCTGGCTCGAAACGTTTTCCCTGATCGACCAGCCGCCGGCCCCGGTGATCCTCTCCGTCAACGCCCGCGGCGCCGACGGCACCGACACCTCCTGGCTGTGGGACGTGGACTACGGACGCCTGGCCGGCCACCCGATCATGGTGATCGGCGACCGCAAGCTCGACCTGGCCGTGCGCCTCGAGGTCGCGGGCGTGGACTTCCGCGTCTGCGAGACCCTCGACGAGGCCGTCACGGTGGCCCCGCCCGGGCAGATCGAGCTGATCGCCAACTACACGGCCTTCCAGGACGTCCGCCGCCGCGTCGGCAACTGACCCCGGCCCCGACACGACTCGCAGAAGGACTTGCAGCATGAGTGACAGCAGCCTGCGGGTGGTCTGGGTCTACCCGGACCTCCTCAGCACCTACGGCGACCAGGGCAACGTCCTCGTCGTCGAGCGCCGCGCCCGGCAGCGCGGGCTCAGCGTCGAGCGCCTCGACGTGCGCAGCGACCAGCCCATCCCGACCTCCGGCGACATCTACCTGGTCGGCGGCGGCGAGGACCGTCCGCAGCGGCTCGCGGCCGAGCGGCTGCGCCGCGACGGCGGGCTGAACCGGGCGGCGGCCAACGGCGCGATCATCTTCTCGGTGTGCGCCGGCTACCAGATCCTGGGCCACGAGTTCATCAACGACCTGGGCGAGCGCGAGCCGGGCCTCGGCCTGCTCGACGTCACCACGGTCCGCGGCGAGGGCGCCCGCTGCGTCGGCGACGTGCTCGCCGACATCGACCCGCGGCTCGGCCTGCCCCAGCTCACCGGGTTCGAGAACCACCAGGGCGTCACCCACCTCGGCCCGACCGCCCGCCCGTTCGCCCGGACCGTGTTCGGCAACGGCAACGGCACCGGCGACGGCACCGAGGGCGCGTACAACGACACGGTCTTCGGCACGTACATGCACGGCCCGGTCATGGCGCGGAACCCGCAGATCGCGGACCTGATGCTGAAGCTGGCGCTCGATGTCAACGCGCTGCCGCCGACCGACGACCGGTGGTACGAGGCGCTGCGCGCCGAGCGCATCGCGGCGGCCTCTCAGCCCGCCTGACGCCCCGCCAGGCCCGCACGTCTGAGCGGGCTAGCGCACATTGGATTCGTAAGTAAAGACGGTGTCCAATCTGCGGACATCCGGTTCGGCCCCGCCACTTTCCACCGATAGGGTGGCGGGGATCCAGCCGGACGACGTGGTCCGGGAGTCGGCCCACGTTGCAAAGGTTTTTGGGCTATGCGCATTGGTGTGCTCACCTCCGGCGGAGACTGTCCCGGTCTGAACGCCGTCATCCGGTCCGTCGTGCACCGCGCCGTCGTCGACCACGGTGACGAGGTCATCGGCTTCCACGACGGCTGGAAGGGCCTCCTGGAGGCGGACTACCGCAAGCTGGACCTGGACGCGGTGGGCGGCATCCTCGCCCGCGGCGGCACCATCCTCGGCTCGTCCCGGGTCCAGCCGGCCCATCTCGTCGACGGGGTCGAGCGGGCCAAGGGCCATGTCGCCGACCTGGGCATCGACGCGATCATCCCGATCGGCGGCGAGGGCACCCTGAAGGCGGCGAACCTGCTCTCCGAGGCCGGGCTGCCGATCGTGGGCGTCCCGAAGACCATCGACAACGACATCGCCTCCACCGACGTCACCTTCGGCTTCGACACCGCCGTGACCGTCGCCACCGAGGCCCTGGACCGGCTGAAGACCACCGCCGAGTCCCACCAGCGCTG from Streptomyces fradiae includes:
- a CDS encoding Mur ligase family protein is translated as MSGNAANPEPLSARAKLAVTAGKAAAAVSRAAGRGSGSVIGGRVALKLDPDLLGQLAQHLDVVLVSATNGKTTTTRLIAEALRAAGPVVSNALGANMPAGITSALAGGSESKYAVIEVDEKYLAGVARDTSPKAIALLNLSRDQLDRAAETRMLAEKWREGLNGSKAVIIANADDPLIVWAASSSPNVVWVAVGQEWKDDAWSCPACGGVLQRPGDDWFCGECGFRRPAPSWALNGDHVLDPHGSAWPIRLQLPGRANKANAATSAAVAAVFGVPPQVALERMYQVQAVAGRYDVVTFQGRELRLLLAKNPAGWLETFSLIDQPPAPVILSVNARGADGTDTSWLWDVDYGRLAGHPIMVIGDRKLDLAVRLEVAGVDFRVCETLDEAVTVAPPGQIELIANYTAFQDVRRRVGN
- a CDS encoding TetR family transcriptional regulator is translated as MTTTHRSTTDQQKPADQRRRELLEAADRVVLRDGPQASMNAIAAEAGITKPILYRHFGDKGGLYRALATRHTDALLSALRAALDAPADRRQRVESTLDTYLASIEAMPQVYRFLMHPAEEPHQAEQGFDVGRHSAPLLRRMGEELGQVIAERIDLGPGGEAQARIWGHGIVGMMHAAGDWWLGERPCSRAELVRSLADILWGRLAMADDRADGPGF
- a CDS encoding acyl-CoA dehydrogenase family protein, translated to MAEFTLELNDDQKQVRDWLHGFAADVMRPAAAEWDEREETPWPIIQEAAKLGIYSLDFYAQQFFDPTGLGIPMAMEELFWGDAGIALSIVGTGLAAVGVLANGTEEQIGTWVPQMYGDADDVKVAAFCSSEPDAGSDVASMRTRAVYDEAKDEWVLNGTKTWATNGGIANVHVVVAVVDPELGSKGHASFIVPPNTPGLSQGQKFQKHGIRASHTAEVVLENVRVPGHCLLGGKEKLDERLARARERAKQAGNGERVKNAAMATFEASRPAVGAMAVGTARAAYEVALDYAKTREQFGRPIIDNQGVAFQLADMRTQIDAARLLVWRASWMATAGKPFTSAEGSMSKLYASEVAKKVTAQAIQILGGNGYTREYPVERMHRDAAIYTIFEGTSEIQRLVIARTLSGMPIR
- a CDS encoding type 1 glutamine amidotransferase; translation: MSDSSLRVVWVYPDLLSTYGDQGNVLVVERRARQRGLSVERLDVRSDQPIPTSGDIYLVGGGEDRPQRLAAERLRRDGGLNRAAANGAIIFSVCAGYQILGHEFINDLGEREPGLGLLDVTTVRGEGARCVGDVLADIDPRLGLPQLTGFENHQGVTHLGPTARPFARTVFGNGNGTGDGTEGAYNDTVFGTYMHGPVMARNPQIADLMLKLALDVNALPPTDDRWYEALRAERIAAASQPA
- the def gene encoding peptide deformylase; protein product: MRNRPIPGSSGRVRGMTLLGAPVLHAPCAPVTDFGPELARLVEDMFATMYAANGVGLAANQVGEGLRVFVYDCPDDEDVRHLGHVVNPRLVEADGDVFRGPEGCLSLPGLEAPTPRYDHAVVEGVTVDGSPVRVEGTGFFARCLQHECDHLAGGVYADLVTGWSRRKLLRKIRKEPWGTKGVEALGEPSP